In a genomic window of Ardenticatenales bacterium:
- a CDS encoding branched-chain amino acid ABC transporter permease, with protein sequence MSESVSAGRGGWIKSNGGWLTLTLFMLLLPFIAAMLDGQSPGSVLAGETGSAKFMQGLLIEVFVLAIYALSYDLVLGVTGLLSFGHAMFFAVGAYATGIALKTLQWGLGRTLLAVVAASVVQALLFAVVLPRVKGITFALVTLGMASVFSIVVRSSDLSAYTGADVGLQGVIVPAFLNTNTQRFRFYVMALLVTVIFYLIYRRFVDSPTGRVCIAIRENEDRALMLGYNTFTFKLAALLLSSLAAASAGMLHTLHQPIVSPTIASLGYTVAALLMILIGGVGTLNGAIVGAAVFRLLEFFLDRWFGEVANFLLGLIYIGLVMFLPYGIVGTWRAKSFQIKQGWDHLLRLLHLQRRAP encoded by the coding sequence ATGAGCGAAAGCGTATCCGCCGGGCGCGGCGGCTGGATAAAAAGCAACGGCGGCTGGCTGACGCTGACGCTGTTTATGCTGCTGCTGCCCTTTATCGCTGCCATGCTGGACGGACAGTCGCCCGGCAGCGTTCTCGCGGGAGAAACGGGCAGCGCCAAGTTCATGCAAGGGTTGCTGATTGAGGTCTTCGTCCTGGCGATTTACGCCCTCAGCTATGACCTGGTGCTGGGGGTGACGGGGCTGCTTTCCTTCGGGCACGCCATGTTTTTTGCCGTGGGGGCCTATGCCACGGGGATCGCGTTGAAGACGCTGCAATGGGGCCTGGGGCGGACGCTGTTGGCGGTGGTGGCGGCGAGTGTGGTGCAGGCGCTGCTGTTTGCGGTGGTGCTGCCGCGGGTGAAGGGGATCACGTTTGCGCTGGTGACGTTGGGGATGGCTTCGGTGTTTAGTATTGTGGTGCGCTCCAGCGATTTGAGCGCGTACACGGGGGCGGATGTGGGGCTGCAGGGGGTGATTGTGCCGGCATTCCTGAACACCAACACGCAGCGGTTCCGCTTCTACGTCATGGCCTTGCTCGTTACCGTTATCTTTTATCTCATCTACCGCCGCTTTGTGGACTCCCCCACGGGGCGGGTGTGCATCGCCATCCGCGAGAACGAAGACCGCGCCCTGATGTTGGGGTACAACACCTTCACGTTCAAATTGGCGGCCTTGTTACTGTCCTCGTTGGCGGCGGCCAGTGCCGGCATGTTACACACCCTGCACCAGCCCATCGTCAGCCCCACCATCGCCAGCCTCGGCTACACCGTCGCCGCCCTCCTCATGATCCTCATCGGCGGCGTCGGCACCCTCAACGGCGCCATCGTCGGCGCCGCCGTCTTCCGCCTGCTCGAATTCTTCCTCGACCGCTGGTTTGGCGAAGTCGCCAACTTCCTCCTCGGCCTCATCTACATCGGCCTCGTCATGTTCCTCCCCTACGGCATCGTCGGCACCTGGCGCGCCAAATCCTTCCAGATCAAACAAGGCTGGGACCACCTGCTGCGCCTCCTCCATCTCCAACGCCGCGCGCCCTAA
- a CDS encoding branched-chain amino acid ABC transporter permease encodes METLRKNRTRIITLAVLAFLFVTALQGMEPKDWAITVLRGLSVGAITFLVAAGLSLILGLMDVLNLAHGELFMIGAYVGWTVYVRPDTFVDLLTPALLLAAGLALMPLWRGVLGRLRLSPRAANIWPWVGLVVSGLILALALGRYPIAIWNPDVFAESPGTYALALDQGRLQMPAAATFAPISPFLDLLGILLGGGLLGLSLVGLGMRRGAAAVARVERGPLWTAGGLLAAGVAIYLVNTPLSEALFNMNSTARFFVSMAAATGVGFLLGGLIEATLIRPLYDRPIYQIMLTLGLSFIGIELVRAIWGRPEFTMPKAALFSGTGDGCPATSLGDLLAHQCSTILLFDGRIRTYNEVFIILVGVVVLAAVWLLLQRTRLGMIIRAGVQDSEMVEALGINVRRVFTLVFALGVSLAALGGVLAAPSIGLSNDMGTRLLLLALIALAIGGLTSFPGAAAGALLVGLMQQFIIKYGQIGIHLPFLSEPFKPSPPLVPASTVLLMVIILLVLPNGLFGRSE; translated from the coding sequence ATGGAGACGCTGCGTAAGAATCGCACCCGCATCATCACGTTGGCCGTCCTGGCCTTTCTGTTTGTCACGGCTTTGCAAGGAATGGAGCCGAAGGATTGGGCTATCACCGTGCTGCGCGGGCTGTCCGTGGGGGCGATCACGTTCCTGGTGGCGGCGGGGTTGTCGCTCATTTTGGGCCTGATGGACGTGCTGAATCTGGCGCATGGGGAGTTGTTCATGATTGGCGCATATGTGGGTTGGACGGTGTATGTGCGCCCGGATACGTTTGTGGATTTGCTGACGCCGGCGTTGTTGCTGGCGGCGGGGCTGGCGTTGATGCCGTTGTGGCGGGGGGTGTTGGGGCGGCTGCGACTGTCGCCACGCGCGGCCAACATCTGGCCGTGGGTGGGGCTGGTCGTTTCCGGGCTGATTTTGGCGCTGGCGTTGGGGCGCTATCCGATTGCTATCTGGAACCCGGATGTGTTCGCGGAGAGTCCGGGCACATATGCGTTGGCGTTGGATCAGGGGCGGCTGCAAATGCCGGCAGCGGCCACCTTCGCCCCCATCTCCCCCTTCCTGGACCTGTTGGGTATTTTGTTGGGCGGCGGGCTGCTGGGATTGTCGCTCGTGGGGTTGGGAATGCGGCGCGGCGCGGCCGCCGTTGCCCGCGTGGAGCGCGGTCCCTTGTGGACGGCGGGCGGGCTGCTGGCGGCGGGCGTGGCGATCTATCTGGTGAACACGCCCCTCAGCGAGGCCCTTTTCAATATGAATTCCACCGCCCGCTTCTTCGTGTCCATGGCCGCGGCCACGGGCGTCGGCTTCCTCCTCGGTGGCCTGATAGAAGCCACCCTCATTCGTCCCCTCTATGACCGCCCTATCTACCAGATTATGCTCACCCTCGGCCTCAGCTTCATCGGCATTGAGCTGGTGCGGGCCATCTGGGGGCGACCCGAATTTACCATGCCCAAGGCGGCCCTGTTCAGTGGCACGGGGGATGGCTGCCCCGCTACCAGCCTGGGTGATTTGCTCGCGCATCAATGCTCCACTATTTTGCTTTTTGACGGGCGCATCCGCACCTACAACGAGGTCTTCATCATCCTGGTGGGCGTGGTGGTGCTGGCGGCGGTGTGGCTGTTGTTGCAGCGCACGCGGTTGGGCATGATCATTCGCGCCGGCGTGCAGGACAGTGAGATGGTGGAGGCGTTGGGCATCAATGTGCGCCGTGTCTTTACGTTGGTGTTTGCGTTGGGCGTGTCGCTGGCGGCATTGGGCGGGGTGCTGGCCGCGCCTTCGATTGGCCTGTCCAACGACATGGGCACGCGCCTGCTGCTGCTGGCCTTAATTGCCCTGGCGATTGGCGGCCTCACCAGTTTTCCGGGGGCGGCGGCGGGCGCGCTGCTGGTGGGGTTGATGCAGCAGTTTATTATCAAGTATGGGCAGATTGGTATTCATTTGCCGTTTTTGTCGGAACCATTTAAGCCGTCGCCGCCGTTAGTGCCGGCATCTACCGTCCTATTGATGGTCATTATTCTTCTCGTCCTGCCTAACGGCCTGTTTGGACGAAGCGAATAA
- a CDS encoding ABC transporter ATP-binding protein, which yields MSLLEVQDIHTYIGQFHILEGVSLAVPRGEIVALLGRNGAGKTTTLKSILGLTPPRQGTIRFDGQEIQGRRSFDVAALGIGFVPEHRAIFRDLTVAENLRIAERQKGDFARKEAFIFSLFPDLKRLIKLSGTNLSGGQQQMLAIARALVPDNKLLLIDEPSEGLAPVLIEQMMEAIRQLSHETTVLLVEQNFIVASKLAQRYVIIEEGQSVRRGLMADLIHDKETIHRYLGAA from the coding sequence ATGTCCCTACTCGAAGTACAAGACATCCACACCTACATCGGTCAGTTTCACATCCTGGAAGGGGTGTCGTTGGCGGTTCCGCGGGGGGAGATTGTGGCGTTGTTGGGGCGGAATGGTGCCGGCAAAACCACTACCCTCAAATCCATCCTCGGCCTCACCCCGCCGCGCCAGGGCACCATCCGCTTCGATGGGCAAGAAATCCAGGGACGGCGCAGCTTCGACGTTGCCGCCCTGGGCATCGGCTTTGTCCCGGAGCATCGCGCCATCTTCCGCGACCTCACCGTGGCCGAGAATCTGCGCATCGCCGAGCGGCAAAAAGGGGATTTTGCGCGCAAAGAGGCATTCATCTTCAGCCTGTTCCCCGATCTGAAACGGCTGATCAAGCTCTCCGGCACGAATCTTTCCGGCGGGCAGCAGCAAATGCTGGCAATCGCCCGCGCCCTCGTCCCCGACAACAAGCTGCTCCTCATTGACGAGCCAAGCGAGGGACTGGCTCCGGTGCTTATTGAGCAGATGATGGAAGCAATCCGCCAGCTTTCCCACGAGACAACCGTGCTGCTGGTGGAGCAAAACTTCATCGTCGCCAGCAAACTGGCGCAGCGGTACGTCATCATCGAAGAAGGGCAATCCGTGCGGCGCGGCCTCATGGCGGACCTGATCCACGACAAGGAAACGATTCACCGCTACCTGGGCGCGGCGTAG
- a CDS encoding ABC transporter ATP-binding protein: MTNEIILETRHLRREFGALVAVADVSIQVRARTLHSIIGPNGAGKTTFFNLLSGNIAPTGGQVLFKGEDITRLPLHRTAHLGIGRSFQITNIFPNLTVLENIRLACQALGKDNFRFFQSHRRFRRYEERAWAVAAQVGLVERALMPARTLPHGDQRKLELGMILAPDPELLLLDEPTAGMASEQVPELLALIQEIQAAGSKTVMLVEHNMNVVMSVSDTITVMHQGRVLAEGSPAEIADNETVQTAYLGGLYEIG, from the coding sequence ATGACGAACGAGATTATTCTGGAAACACGGCATCTGCGCCGGGAGTTTGGCGCGTTGGTGGCCGTGGCGGATGTGTCGATTCAGGTGCGGGCGCGCACGCTGCATTCGATCATCGGCCCCAACGGCGCAGGCAAGACCACGTTCTTCAACCTCCTCAGCGGCAATATCGCCCCGACCGGGGGGCAGGTTCTCTTCAAAGGAGAGGATATTACCCGCTTGCCACTGCACCGCACGGCGCACCTGGGCATTGGGCGGTCGTTCCAGATTACGAACATTTTCCCCAACCTGACGGTGCTGGAGAACATTCGCCTGGCGTGCCAGGCGTTGGGCAAGGACAACTTCCGCTTCTTCCAGTCGCACCGTCGCTTCCGCCGGTATGAGGAACGCGCTTGGGCGGTGGCGGCGCAGGTGGGGTTGGTGGAAAGGGCGTTAATGCCGGCACGTACCCTCCCCCACGGCGATCAGCGCAAACTGGAACTGGGCATGATCCTGGCCCCGGACCCGGAACTGCTGCTGTTGGATGAGCCAACTGCCGGCATGGCCTCGGAGCAAGTGCCCGAACTGCTGGCCCTGATCCAGGAAATCCAGGCCGCCGGCAGCAAAACCGTCATGCTCGTGGAACACAACATGAACGTGGTGATGAGCGTCTCTGATACCATCACCGTCATGCACCAGGGGCGCGTTCTGGCGGAAGGGTCGCCCGCGGAAATTGCCGACAATGAAACCGTCCAAACCGCCTACCTGGGCGGACTGTATGAGATTGGTTGA
- a CDS encoding substrate-binding domain-containing protein, giving the protein MKPYQKYSLLMIVLLVFAALLSACGGTTQESVQATVAAVAPTVQAAAEELAPTVEAAVEDLAPTIDAVATELAPTLEAALEELTGDEGMAGISCEKPIKIGLITDQTGALAIYGAHIMRGFPLGMEYATGSENASTDTAMMSYKLDNCEIQVYVRDDQSTPDTTATVGRELIEVEGVDILVGTVSSGATATLQELARENEKVLVVAPAAANDITGINFNEYTFRVSRNNYQDAVNICQYLTTEYKTFVQIAPDYAFGYGGAAAFRDACTLYGGEFVADDIFAPADTTDFTPYMEQIMDSGAEAFLVTWAGSGFVPLLQGATDLGVLDQMSMASAFVDNVVMPAFFANAIGSTSGILYHYTLPNNPVNDWLTEQDKARFGVPPDLFDPDGMNAALLIVEALKKTGGDASAAALIPAMEGLEFEGPKGSITIRAEDHVAMQDMYIVKLLNVDDPESKFFELVETNRPDVPCLLPEDLKARCGDLPYGSLSGQ; this is encoded by the coding sequence ATGAAACCGTATCAGAAGTATTCTTTGTTGATGATTGTACTGCTGGTGTTTGCGGCGCTCTTGAGCGCCTGCGGTGGCACGACGCAAGAGTCGGTGCAGGCCACTGTGGCGGCGGTTGCGCCGACGGTGCAGGCTGCCGCCGAAGAATTGGCGCCGACGGTGGAGGCGGCAGTGGAAGACCTGGCCCCGACCATTGACGCGGTGGCGACGGAATTGGCCCCCACGCTGGAAGCCGCTTTGGAAGAATTAACCGGGGATGAAGGGATGGCCGGCATTTCCTGCGAGAAGCCAATTAAAATTGGCCTGATCACGGACCAGACGGGCGCACTGGCGATCTACGGGGCACACATCATGCGCGGGTTCCCCCTGGGCATGGAGTACGCTACCGGTTCGGAAAACGCGAGTACCGACACGGCGATGATGTCCTACAAGCTGGATAACTGCGAAATCCAGGTGTATGTGCGCGACGATCAGAGCACGCCGGATACGACGGCGACGGTGGGGCGTGAGCTGATCGAGGTGGAAGGCGTGGATATCCTTGTGGGAACGGTCAGCTCCGGCGCGACGGCGACCCTGCAAGAACTGGCGCGAGAGAATGAAAAGGTGTTGGTCGTAGCTCCCGCCGCCGCCAACGACATCACGGGCATCAACTTCAATGAGTACACTTTCCGTGTCAGCCGCAACAACTACCAGGATGCGGTGAACATCTGCCAATATCTGACCACGGAGTACAAGACGTTTGTGCAGATCGCGCCCGACTACGCCTTCGGTTATGGCGGCGCGGCGGCGTTCCGCGATGCCTGCACGCTGTATGGCGGCGAGTTTGTGGCGGATGACATTTTTGCGCCGGCGGATACGACGGATTTCACGCCGTATATGGAGCAGATTATGGACTCCGGAGCAGAGGCGTTCCTGGTGACGTGGGCGGGCAGTGGCTTTGTGCCGCTGCTGCAAGGGGCGACGGACCTGGGGGTGCTGGATCAGATGTCGATGGCTTCGGCGTTTGTGGATAACGTGGTGATGCCGGCATTCTTCGCCAACGCCATCGGCAGCACCAGCGGCATCCTCTATCACTACACCCTGCCCAACAACCCCGTCAACGACTGGCTCACGGAACAAGACAAAGCCCGCTTTGGCGTTCCGCCCGACCTGTTCGACCCCGATGGCATGAACGCGGCCCTGCTTATCGTCGAAGCCCTGAAGAAGACGGGCGGCGACGCCAGCGCCGCGGCCCTCATCCCGGCCATGGAAGGGCTGGAATTTGAAGGCCCCAAGGGGTCGATCACCATTCGTGCTGAAGACCACGTGGCCATGCAGGATATGTATATCGTCAAACTGCTGAACGTGGACGATCCCGAATCGAAGTTCTTTGAACTGGTGGAAACCAACCGGCCCGATGTGCCCTGCCTCCTGCCGGAAGACCTGAAAGCGCGCTGCGGCGACCTGCCGTATGGCAGCTTGAGCGGACAGTAA
- a CDS encoding alpha/beta fold hydrolase yields MPVCTANNIQIEYDDHGSGDPLLLIAGLGYDRWMWHKMVPGLAAHFRVITYDNRGVGGTDQPPGPYSAEMLADDAAALLTALGIERAAIMGHSMGGFVAQAFALKYPQRLTRLILSATNFGGPRHVPITPEAMAVLMDMSGDPLERLWRGIVVSTAPGFAEAHPDMLDEWLAYRAAHPIAPAGYQAQLGVGMGLLSEAAAFERRLPQVQAPTLILFGAADKVVPPANADLLAAQIPRGRVKILPNAGHFFPFEAPEAANAAIIVFLRGE; encoded by the coding sequence ATGCCTGTATGCACAGCCAACAACATCCAAATCGAATATGACGACCACGGGAGTGGCGATCCGCTGCTGCTCATTGCCGGCCTGGGATACGACCGGTGGATGTGGCACAAAATGGTTCCCGGCCTCGCCGCCCATTTTCGCGTCATCACCTACGACAATCGCGGCGTCGGCGGTACGGACCAACCCCCCGGCCCCTACAGCGCGGAGATGCTCGCCGACGATGCCGCTGCCTTGCTCACGGCATTGGGCATTGAACGCGCCGCCATCATGGGGCACTCCATGGGCGGCTTCGTGGCCCAAGCCTTCGCCCTCAAATACCCGCAACGGCTGACGCGCCTCATCCTGTCTGCCACCAACTTCGGCGGCCCGCGCCATGTACCCATCACGCCGGAAGCGATGGCCGTCCTCATGGATATGAGCGGCGATCCGCTGGAACGACTATGGCGGGGCATCGTGGTCAGTACCGCGCCCGGATTCGCCGAAGCCCACCCGGACATGCTCGACGAGTGGCTGGCCTACCGCGCCGCGCACCCGATTGCCCCTGCCGGCTACCAGGCGCAGCTTGGCGTGGGCATGGGCTTGCTGTCCGAGGCTGCCGCCTTTGAGCGCCGGCTGCCCCAGGTGCAGGCCCCCACGCTCATCCTCTTTGGGGCGGCGGATAAAGTGGTTCCCCCGGCCAATGCGGACCTGCTGGCGGCGCAAATCCCGCGCGGCCGCGTCAAAATCCTGCCCAATGCAGGGCACTTCTTCCCCTTTGAAGCGCCGGAGGCCGCCAACGCGGCCATCATCGTGTTTTTGCGCGGAGAATAG
- a CDS encoding alpha/beta hydrolase — protein MMSVPTLPHIESRLVPTARIITHVLFSGPSHGEPVVFLHGNFSSSTYWEETMVNLPPGYRGIAPDLRGYGLTEDKLVDATRGMGDWSDDLAALFAALGIARAHVVGWSLGGGVLYRFLIDHAEKVRSVTLVSPVSPFGFGGTKGEEGTACYADYAGSGGGVVNPEFVRRIIAGDRGADDPNSPRNVINTFYYKAPFHANREEEFLSAALLEKMGDDRYPGDFTPSANWPNVAPGQWGPINAGSPKYVLGDVPQLLNLPVKPPILWIRGSHDQIVADNSFFDFGTLGQLGFVPGWPGADIYPPQPMVSQTRYVLTQYAATGGAFSEHVIEDTAHSPHIEKPDSFDDLLHAFLLRNR, from the coding sequence TTGATGAGCGTTCCCACTTTGCCTCACATTGAATCGCGCCTCGTCCCCACGGCGCGCATTATCACGCATGTATTGTTCAGCGGCCCCAGCCATGGCGAGCCGGTTGTCTTTTTGCATGGCAATTTCTCTTCCAGCACCTACTGGGAGGAGACGATGGTCAACTTGCCGCCGGGCTATCGCGGCATCGCGCCCGATTTGCGCGGCTATGGCCTGACGGAGGATAAACTGGTTGATGCTACGCGCGGCATGGGGGATTGGAGCGACGATCTGGCGGCGCTGTTTGCGGCGCTGGGGATTGCGCGGGCGCATGTAGTAGGCTGGTCATTAGGGGGCGGGGTGCTGTATCGGTTTTTGATTGATCATGCGGAGAAGGTGCGTTCGGTGACGTTGGTGTCACCGGTGTCGCCTTTTGGGTTTGGCGGGACAAAGGGGGAAGAAGGGACGGCCTGTTATGCGGATTATGCCGGCAGCGGCGGAGGCGTCGTCAATCCCGAATTCGTGCGCCGCATCATCGCCGGCGACCGCGGCGCCGACGACCCCAACTCCCCGCGCAACGTCATCAACACCTTCTATTATAAAGCCCCCTTCCACGCCAACCGTGAAGAAGAGTTCCTCAGCGCCGCCCTGCTGGAAAAAATGGGCGACGACCGGTATCCCGGCGACTTCACCCCTTCCGCGAACTGGCCCAACGTCGCCCCCGGCCAATGGGGTCCCATCAACGCCGGGTCGCCCAAATACGTGCTAGGCGACGTGCCCCAGTTGCTCAACCTCCCGGTCAAGCCCCCCATCCTCTGGATACGCGGCAGCCACGACCAGATCGTCGCCGACAACTCCTTCTTTGACTTTGGTACACTGGGGCAGTTGGGCTTCGTTCCCGGCTGGCCCGGGGCAGACATCTACCCGCCGCAGCCGATGGTCAGCCAGACGCGCTACGTGCTGACGCAGTACGCGGCCACCGGCGGCGCATTCAGCGAACACGTCATCGAAGATACCGCGCACAGCCCGCACATTGAAAAACCAGACTCTTTTGACGACCTCTTGCACGCCTTTTTGTTGCGGAATCGTTAA
- a CDS encoding DUF4276 family protein, whose translation MADSRGIRDPYERVLFLEKALAQDIEDHRFIPYLQLSSLKKPGFSIVRLKLPEWFTCKNPVLGLFSVESQLHEFEALILSEPARLLSEFPMRHDAVNALEGILREHGSNAELVNDGQETAPSKRIMRVIPEYEGSKASAGPLVASAIGLDGLRHRCRHFAHWLKQLENLGGAAF comes from the coding sequence ATGGCCGATAGTCGCGGCATACGTGACCCCTACGAAAGGGTTTTGTTTTTGGAAAAGGCTCTGGCCCAGGACATCGAAGATCACCGCTTTATTCCATATCTACAATTGAGTTCACTGAAAAAACCGGGTTTTTCGATTGTCCGACTGAAATTACCAGAGTGGTTCACGTGTAAAAACCCGGTTTTGGGCCTTTTTTCAGTAGAGTCACAATTGCATGAATTTGAGGCGCTCATTTTGTCCGAGCCGGCGCGATTGCTTTCCGAATTTCCCATGCGGCATGACGCCGTAAACGCATTAGAGGGGATATTGCGCGAACATGGTAGTAATGCGGAACTGGTCAATGATGGACAGGAAACCGCGCCTTCCAAAAGGATTATGCGTGTGATTCCAGAGTACGAGGGGAGCAAGGCGTCCGCCGGTCCGCTTGTTGCCAGTGCGATAGGGTTAGACGGGTTGCGGCACCGATGCCGGCATTTTGCTCATTGGCTAAAACAGTTGGAAAACTTGGGCGGGGCGGCATTTTAG
- a CDS encoding AAA family ATPase, whose protein sequence is MNKPQLTNITIRGFKTLKNLEDFNPGPLTVFVGANGAGKSNFISFFRLLSWAIASSPGNLQRYVGEMGGSSSLLHDGPAITRELEVALSLNTDKGRNDYAFRLVFAAKDTFIYANERFRFSREDQATAASWIDLGAGHREAQILERAGEGDKTARFILGSLQKIKVYQFHNTTSYARIRTRSSVEDGQWLREDGANLAPFLYRLREHEPAYYRRIVETLRLILPFFADFELEPDYGTLLLRWRERGSDLVFDASQAADGMLRAMALVSLLLQPESDLPNVILLDEPELGLHPYAINIIGGLIRSVTNWTQVIAATQSVSLINCFLPEEIVVVDRVDRVSSFRRLSSDELAVWLETYTLSELWEKNLFGGRPGWA, encoded by the coding sequence TTGAATAAACCCCAATTAACAAATATCACCATCAGAGGATTCAAAACACTCAAAAACCTTGAGGACTTTAATCCGGGACCACTTACCGTTTTTGTCGGGGCAAATGGTGCCGGCAAGTCCAATTTCATCTCGTTCTTTCGCCTGCTTTCCTGGGCAATTGCCAGCAGCCCCGGCAACTTGCAGAGGTATGTCGGCGAGATGGGAGGCAGCAGCAGCCTGCTCCATGATGGTCCGGCCATCACCCGCGAACTTGAGGTGGCGTTGTCATTGAATACGGACAAAGGCCGAAATGATTATGCTTTTCGGCTGGTGTTTGCCGCCAAAGATACCTTTATTTACGCGAATGAACGGTTTCGTTTCTCGCGCGAAGATCAAGCTACGGCGGCCTCGTGGATAGACTTAGGAGCCGGCCACCGGGAGGCGCAGATCTTGGAGCGGGCGGGCGAGGGCGACAAAACAGCGCGTTTCATACTGGGATCGCTGCAAAAGATAAAAGTCTACCAGTTTCACAACACAACTTCCTATGCCCGTATTCGCACCCGGTCATCCGTTGAGGATGGTCAATGGCTGCGAGAGGATGGGGCGAATCTTGCGCCATTTCTTTATCGCTTACGCGAACATGAGCCGGCGTATTACCGGCGAATCGTGGAAACCTTGCGCCTGATCTTGCCGTTTTTTGCTGACTTTGAACTGGAGCCAGATTACGGCACATTGCTTCTACGTTGGCGGGAACGAGGCAGCGATCTTGTTTTTGACGCTTCTCAGGCCGCGGACGGTATGTTGCGCGCGATGGCGCTCGTATCCTTGCTGTTGCAGCCCGAATCTGATTTACCCAACGTTATTCTTCTTGACGAACCCGAATTGGGCCTGCATCCCTATGCCATCAACATCATTGGGGGCCTCATCCGCAGCGTAACGAACTGGACGCAAGTGATAGCGGCCACGCAATCCGTATCGCTCATCAATTGTTTCTTGCCTGAGGAAATCGTTGTTGTGGATAGGGTGGATAGGGTGTCGTCTTTTCGCCGGCTTTCTTCTGACGAGTTGGCCGTCTGGTTAGAAACGTACACGTTATCAGAACTCTGGGAGAAGAATCTTTTTGGGGGAAGGCCGGGATGGGCATAA
- a CDS encoding WHG domain-containing protein — translation MGKLRRLNKEIVVAAAAELANRRSTADLTLTELAAVLNVRVPSLYNHIAGLDGMRRDLALFGLRDLLARLRQAAFGRVGREALLALAHAYRQFAHEQPGVYPLTLVAPAADDAEWVALSRELVQMMLLLLASYGLQGDTALHAIRGLRALLHGFVSLEAQSGFGLPLDRDESYQRLVTTYLDGLMMRGE, via the coding sequence ATGGGCAAGCTACGGCGACTGAACAAGGAAATCGTGGTGGCGGCGGCGGCGGAACTCGCTAACCGTCGTTCCACCGCCGACCTCACCCTCACGGAACTGGCGGCCGTGCTGAACGTGCGCGTCCCCTCCCTCTACAACCACATCGCCGGATTAGACGGCATGCGCCGCGACCTGGCCTTGTTTGGGTTGCGCGACCTGCTGGCACGGCTGCGGCAGGCGGCCTTTGGGCGCGTGGGGCGGGAGGCGCTATTGGCGCTGGCTCACGCCTATCGCCAGTTTGCCCACGAGCAGCCCGGCGTCTATCCGCTGACGCTGGTCGCCCCCGCCGCCGACGATGCGGAATGGGTGGCGCTTTCGCGGGAGTTGGTGCAGATGATGCTGCTCCTGCTGGCTTCCTATGGGTTGCAAGGGGACACCGCGCTGCACGCCATTCGCGGCCTGCGCGCGCTGCTGCATGGCTTCGTCTCCCTGGAGGCGCAGAGCGGCTTTGGCCTGCCCCTGGACCGCGACGAGAGTTATCAGCGACTGGTGACGACATATCTGGATGGTTTGATGATGCGTGGCGAATGA
- a CDS encoding MBL fold metallo-hydrolase, whose protein sequence is MKTTQHGANLLQLTRLAAFNCYLVREEDGFTLVDTGLAGSANDILQAAAAHEHPIRRILLTHAHADHAGSLDALSAQMPAAEIRVSPRTAQFLAGDLSLNPDEPAAKIRGGFVRCQAQPTRLLHPGDHCGSLRIIAAPGHSPDHIAFFDERDGTLIVGDAFQTQGGVAVSGTLRWLFPFPALATWHKPTALETARQLRALNPTRLAVGHGRVLEAPAAAMDAAIHAAGG, encoded by the coding sequence ATGAAAACAACCCAACACGGAGCCAACCTGCTGCAATTGACCCGCCTGGCGGCATTCAACTGCTACCTGGTACGCGAAGAGGATGGATTCACCCTGGTGGACACCGGTCTTGCCGGCAGCGCCAACGACATTCTGCAAGCCGCCGCCGCCCACGAACACCCCATCCGCCGCATCCTCCTCACCCACGCCCACGCCGACCACGCCGGTTCTCTGGATGCCCTCAGCGCCCAAATGCCGGCAGCGGAAATCCGGGTCTCCCCGCGCACCGCCCAATTCCTGGCCGGCGACCTCAGCCTAAATCCTGACGAACCCGCCGCCAAAATTCGCGGCGGATTTGTCCGCTGCCAGGCGCAGCCCACGCGCCTGCTGCATCCCGGCGACCACTGTGGTTCGCTGCGTATCATCGCCGCTCCCGGCCATTCCCCGGACCATATCGCCTTCTTCGATGAGCGCGACGGCACGCTCATTGTCGGCGACGCCTTCCAGACTCAGGGAGGCGTCGCCGTTTCCGGGACGCTGCGCTGGCTTTTCCCCTTCCCTGCCCTGGCTACCTGGCACAAACCCACCGCCCTGGAAACAGCCCGTCAATTGCGCGCCCTCAACCCCACGCGCCTGGCCGTGGGGCACGGGCGCGTTTTGGAAGCCCCCGCCGCGGCCATGGACGCGGCCATTCATGCCGCCGGGGGATGA